From the genome of Maniola hyperantus chromosome 9, iAphHyp1.2, whole genome shotgun sequence:
CTATCATAGATTTATGCCTGGTAAGATTATACTTACTGGATCCTTTCTCGATTACTTCTTCAGCACTATCCCGAGGCCAGTGGTAGTCATCCAAGATACTGCAATGGGCTGCAACGACTGCAGTCACTGCTTTGAGGAACAGGTCACCAGTCATACCAGCAAACGGCATTGGACATGTTGATGTTATGTATGATTCTAGCGCTTGCATATTTATTTTAGGTCGTGGCTAATTTAAACTAGCAATCTTTGAATTTTATTGAATTCAAGTAAAATAAACCAAGACGTTCAATCAGAGCTCTAATATTCTTTGTATAGTGACATATGACTTATGAGATAAATGTTTCGAATCAGTGATTCGCTAGatcttataaaattattaacttgataTCATCTTACatattacctactcgtattaaTGATACTTTAACTAGTGATATGCAATAAAACACCAAATTTTATTaccaattattatattaaaatacaatTAGGTATCATTATCTTTgcatatttagaaattatatgaATAATCATTGCGAAATATGAATGAATCATTcattgaaaattaatattttctaagAATTAAAACTTAGGTCTTTGcaaatcatctaaatatataaaaggaataggccactgactgactgatctatcaacgcacagctcaaactactggacggatcgggctgaaattaggcatgtagatagctgttatgacgtaggcatccgctaagaaaggatttttgaaagttcaacccccaaggggatgaaatggggtttgaaatttgtgtagtccacgcggacgaagtcgcgagcataatctagttgaAAGATattgtgtaataataattatcctaattttacttaatattgtttattataaacgtgaaagcTTGGATGTTTGTTGTTCTTTCACACCATTATGACTCAATCGATTTGGTATAGAAATTGGAATTgcgtatataataaaatataatagaacacataggctacatttgAATTTCGttccaaaaaaatcaaagagttcccacgctaTTTTTAGAAACAAATCGTCGTAGTCAAACGTGTTTTTTAGAAACAAAGTCGTAGGTATCATCTAGTTGGTTATAGTTATATGTCTATTTCATATTTTACCCCATTGTAATATAACCAAAGCCGACAATCTCTGTTTTCATTTACAATTGATCTGTCTGTCATATAAAAACGATTTGTTTGCTGTTTGTTTTGAGTTAATCTGTTTTGATTAATTCTTGCAGGATTCAGTTCTTTGTTAAATTGTTTTTCCTTGGTTATTGCATGTCTGTCGCTTAGTATTGAATGCACATGCGATGGATTAGCTAAGTGGTTGAAAATATTCTGTTTTTGCTGTCGTAACATCTTGACACTTGATTCTTCTGCTCTATTTTTTGTCTGGCTGTATGGATACGATCTAAATCTTGCAGCGTCATTATTATGGTAATCAttacttaaaaaattattaaatgttGGCGTATAATAACTTTTCTCCGGTCTAGTAATATTTTtcgtatataaaaataatttttcatgatccaaactcctatttttaaagttttcttttcttttgtccAATAGGTTTGTTTCTTGTTTTGATTTATCAAATTTATGAGCGACATCTGTCGATAAATAAGGAAAAAGTTTTGTAACTTCTGTGAATATATCTGGCTTTGAAGCAATTTCTTCCGCATTTTTGTATTGCATATAATTTAGATTTGTTACATCAATAGGTTTCACGAGAGGTTGTTCATGATATTTTGAATATGCAGCCCAGTCATCTTTAATCATATCGGATGCCTTTTCGGCAATCATTATAATCGGTGCATTAGTATTACCATTGACAATTGTCGGCATGATGCTGCCATCAATTACTCTTAAATTCTGTATACCATATAcctggaattttaaaaatctattatttttttcacaaaCTATTCTGCTCTATTTTTAGGCTGGCTGTATGGATACGATCTAAATCTTGCAGCATCATTATTATGGTAATCAttacttaaaaaattattaaatgttattaaatttacatatttttagttATATAAAACTTTGGttcgaaataaaatttaacaaaaaacttACCCGCAGTCTAGGATCGACTACTGCATTATAATTGTTCGCTGGTCCCATAGCACAGGTACCGACGGGATGGTAAATAGTCAACGAGTGATGGCGAGCTTGACACTCCAGATGTTTGTCAGACATCAGGTCATGTTCTGCACAACCAGGGTTGCGGTTAGGATTTGGTCTAGCATTTAATTCTTTTAGAGTAGGCTGATCTATCAAACTTTGAGCAATTCTGGCGCCGTCTatctaaaaaattattttgttttagttgATATTGCATAATACTTACTCTATATTGAAACCTGAATATATTATGAGATAATCTATTATATAACTCGTATTACGAAAAATAAGCTATGTAATAgtataaaatttatgtttttCTTAGCATATCATCGTCttcatttttaattacttaccatTCTTAGCATATCGTCCGGATGTGAATAGTAGTTTGGATAAATAAGCGGTGGTGAATAAGGATTTCCATCTCGTAGTTTAATATATCCTCGGCTTTTAGGTCGAAGAAGTAATGGTACAATGGAAAATGAAGGTTGATATAAAATATCTTCATACAACTCGGCATATGTTTCGTCAGAGAGACCATTAGCACGCTTTCCAAATATACCTCCGTCCATATTATCAGCAGTAGGTGCTATAAAAAGCTGTATATCAGGATAATCCTCAGCAGGGTCTTGATATTTCGAACTCACAAAAGCCATCGCTTCAGCTTCCATCATACTGTACAAGGGTCCGTTCTTATTAAGTGCAAAGTCGATAATACTACCAATAGACATAatagtatttaaattaaaactgtaGTCTGAACCGTTAGTATATGGATTGTCAAATAAAAACGAATGCCCACCCATAGCTATATGATCCTGCAAATTTTTACCAACACCAGGTAAATGGGTTACAGGAAATATGCCGAGTTCTTTTAGCTGTTCACTATCACCAACACCGGATAACATTAGCAGCTGTGGGGACTGAATAGCTCCCGCTGATAAAATAACTTCTTTTATGGATTTAattatctttgattttccatgtTTCATGAACTTTATTCCGTACGCCTTGTTGTATTCATCTATTAAAACTTTTTCTACTAGTGAATGTACGCTTACGTGAAGATTACGTCTTTTTGATGCAGATCGAAGATAACCTTTTGCTGTGCTACACCGAAGTCCATCATTAAGAGTAGCATGTGATTTTGTAAATCCAGTCTGGAATTCGCCATTTACATCAACAATACTGTATCCAAGTTGCTGACCGGCttgcaaaattttatttgttataggttgttcaaatttaaaatactcTATAGAAATGGGACCTCCGGTTGAGTGATATGGGTCGGATTGATATTCAGGAATACGCATATCTTCTGCTTTAAGAAAGTATTTTAAGATATCTTTGTAACCCCAACCTTCATTACCCAAACTTTCCCATCCATCATAATCCTTTTTATTTCCACGTACGTAAAGCATTGCATTTAAAGCACTCGATCCACCTAAAACTTTACCCCGCGGCCATTTACATCTGTTATCTAACATACTTAAACAATAATCACTGCTAGGTTCTGTCACAAACTGCCAGTCTATTGAAGATGTTTGTAGAACAGGGAACAATATTGGCAAATCAGATAGCACATTTTCATCTTGGCCTGCCTCAACTAAAAGAATATTCCAATCCAGATTTTCCGATAACCGACTGGCCACTACTGCTCCCGCAGAACCAGCGCCGATTACAATGAAGTCGTAATAATCGTACAATTCGTCGAGTGGATGATCTCGGACGCGATTTTCTGCATCTTCAATATCAGGCCTGTAGAGATGAATCACCATACGTAACAGTATAAGTGATCCAAGTCCCGGCAGAAGTCCAAATAGGATCCTTGTATTCGAAATGATAGGTTTGAAGGAAAATGATCCATGTGTTGCCATACTAAACTAATGCACTTATGGCAGAATCCGGAATCTCAAACACCTCAATCACTACTGATGAATGCAACCCCAATTTCGCTAATTTAGCAAATAATTTATAGTTAACAGTACATCGTCACGTTATGTTTGTTTTTCACAGAGTAATGTGAAAAAGTATGAGTACAATAGAatacatttaagtataatttactagctgattcaCCCGGCTTTGCTCGGATGTAATTTGATATACCTACGTGTACATAATAAATAGAGTCAGTGTTACTTTAAAACAAAGTAGCTTTCTATCTAATGGAGAAAGAGTTATtatcaaatcggttcagaaatttTAGAGTTTGTCGATAACAAacatctttcctctttataatattagtatggatatagatttaCCAATAATCATTACATACAAATAACCCGTATTTAACTAGTAAATGTATGAGTATAACTATGGTATAACCATGGAGTATTTTGTTGCTAAACAACatttaaacaacaaaaaagtaaaaagtataaAACTAGACGtgaataagtaaattatttaatgaaggcatttaaaaaaatttgaaaaagtcTAACCGtgatactcagagtcgctaatcgttacttaagattgagttaaaactagtcagatttatgtgagagatatagctctgtctcgttttaactaaacttaagtatcgattaagcgactctgagtacggcatttaataatgttattaatttgtaaacaccatttttattttaaattttgccTGTCTATCTCTCCAAGCTTATCTTGATACAGCTGATTACATGCACCACGTAGTTATGCCAAACATTACCTAAGATAGATTAATTCTTCGAAAAAAACAACAAGGTTTTATTTACGCAAACGTAATCGCaggcaaaagttattttttactataatatttctcTGTTATAAATTATTACTCTATATCGTGTAGTCAGTGACGACATCTGCTGCCATCAGCTATTTCGATGCCTTTTTGCACGTTTAGGAGGTTTGCTTGTAATTTTAGAATCGTACTTGAAAATGTGAATTTTcattaaaactatttaaatGAACTGTGCTAATGATAGGAATAAAACAGCCATAATTTACTTTGTCATATTTTTGGGAGTACTCTTTgattacaaaacaaaattactttCGTGTGATGCttcaactaaaataaataaataaataacatcattattctaaaaaaaatatttacaatatttacattacactacataatattatttgtaccacttttaagttttaatacgCATAATATCTTGACATTCTTCGTTTTAGCCAGAACTCTTTGATCATGTCACTGCCCTTCTCGCCGATCATTATAATAGGAGCATTTGTGTTACCACTCACTAAATTCGGCATAATACTTCCGTCTATCACTCTTAGACCTTTTACGCCATAAACCTTGAGTTCAGGATCTACAACGGCGTCCGGATCCCAATAAGGTCCCATCTTCGCAGTGCCAACTGGGTGATAAATTGTGCAAGTGTATTGTCTAATCATACATTCCCAAAATGCATCAGTGAACGTTGGGAACATGCGGCAGGCCGGAAAAATATGATTATTAAACACAGATGCATATTTTTGAAAAGATTTTGTTCTTGATAGAGCAAATGCAACTTTGACTCCTTCTACTAAAGTTTTCACGTCTCTTTCATCAGTTAAGTAGTTTGGGTAAATATATGGGTAATCGTAAGGATTTGCACTTCTTAACTGAATATAACCCTTACTCTTTGGTCGGAGCAGCATAGGAATTATACTCCACACATCTACGTTATTTATTGGTTGGAATACGGCACTATAGAATTTTTCAGTCAATCCGTGTATTTTTCGTAACTGGCCACCACCATCAGAATTAGTTGCTCCTGATATA
Proteins encoded in this window:
- the LOC117985595 gene encoding glucose dehydrogenase [FAD, quinone]-like, which translates into the protein MATHGSFSFKPIISNTRILFGLLPGLGSLILLRMVIHLYRPDIEDAENRVRDHPLDELYDYYDFIVIGAGSAGAVVASRLSENLDWNILLVEAGQDENVLSDLPILFPVLQTSSIDWQFVTEPSSDYCLSMLDNRCKWPRGKVLGGSSALNAMLYVRGNKKDYDGWESLGNEGWGYKDILKYFLKAEDMRIPEYQSDPYHSTGGPISIEYFKFEQPITNKILQAGQQLGYSIVDVNGEFQTGFTKSHATLNDGLRCSTAKGYLRSASKRRNLHVSVHSLVEKVLIDEYNKAYGIKFMKHGKSKIIKSIKEVILSAGAIQSPQLLMLSGVGDSEQLKELGIFPVTHLPGVGKNLQDHIAMGGHSFLFDNPYTNGSDYSFNLNTIMSIGSIIDFALNKNGPLYSMMEAEAMAFVSSKYQDPAEDYPDIQLFIAPTADNMDGGIFGKRANGLSDETYAELYEDILYQPSFSIVPLLLRPKSRGYIKLRDGNPYSPPLIYPNYYSHPDDMLRMIDGARIAQSLIDQPTLKELNARPNPNRNPGCAEHDLMSDKHLECQARHHSLTIYHPVGTCAMGPANNYNAVVDPRLRVYGIQNLRVIDGSIMPTIVNGNTNAPIIMIAEKASDMIKDDWAAYSKYHEQPLVKPIDVTNLNYMQYKNAEEIASKPDIFTEVTKLFPYLSTDVAHKFDKSKQETNLLDKRKENFKNRSLDHEKLFLYTKNITRPEKSYYTPTFNNFLSNDYHNNDAARFRSYPYSQTKNRAEESSVKMLRQQKQNIFNHLANPSHVHSILSDRHAITKEKQFNKELNPARINQNRLTQNKQQTNRFYMTDRSIVNENRDCRLWLYYNGVKYEIDI